A genome region from Ottowia testudinis includes the following:
- a CDS encoding C45 family autoproteolytic acyltransferase/hydolase encodes MRSWVAARHGRWLAMLVWGAWLSLAAAHAAPPPEPGFTPDPATVQRWRTGAHEGWRYPQAGWTVLHIEGPPRERGLQHGHLMAAEIAAYIRALSEYWGPKAPPAAWARNRAVSRQLFLKGFPAEQMQEMQGIADGASAAGARVPEGGRMRRLDVLDIITLNASNEIDTIQDALAVTPHAPDIRVATQQGAPAEPRPARVPRKQRPQRCNAFIANGPATADGQIVFGHITMYDLYPANFYNVWMQIQPTSGHRFVMQTTPGGMHSGMDYSINEAGMLLAETTLDQGPMVPGGTPLAARVRQAQQYADSIESATAMLTQGDNGLCSTEWVMGDLKRNEIALLTLAGGQSRLRRGSRQEWFEGAEGFYWSDNNIKEPGARLAATARRDGRPSAAAIYPPSKRDAVWLREYQAHKGRIDLDFARRLLSTPEIVSAYGIDAKYTDARLAAQLQTWGTFGPPTGTLWPPTPTEVRDHALIRPLVPNPWTLLTAQAPPAPSAGARQADRAGPRQAWRTPRPQVTPAPAPPYWQGTLLPASDADIWLSAGFAKLERVLAGLAAPAEPGEPRSHPHDNLGVELAYYRSVHGLGARAGDDRPLAATRPHMGDAHGYHVATAKGTLFLAALRDIVGAAAFDAAMRAYGRQHDGKQVDSRAFQAFLQTHTRYSLGPLFDWWMQQPGLPMLAVAGAESRAVGSGWETLVTLDVSRMGPVLAVPVTVETAAGDVTQTQVFDAEHPWIRIRTAQRPRRVVVDKHGVTPRGNGSPFTILTLDDELEKALIVYGTAGEEAGNHEAARVLQTALRRREHNVLPPIKADHEVSDDELRRHHLLLVGRPGTHRVSQRLAGGLGVRFGTASFTVRDRLFTDPDSAVLAAGDNPLDARYSVVLVAGLGSLGTYQVAGKFSEELLSYAPIVVLAHGRPVMELVPPLPELTVAPAFK; translated from the coding sequence ATGAGGAGCTGGGTCGCCGCGCGCCACGGGCGCTGGCTGGCAATGCTGGTGTGGGGCGCATGGCTGTCACTGGCCGCCGCCCACGCGGCGCCGCCGCCAGAGCCGGGTTTCACGCCCGATCCGGCCACCGTGCAGCGCTGGCGCACCGGCGCGCACGAGGGGTGGCGCTATCCGCAGGCCGGCTGGACGGTGCTGCACATCGAAGGGCCGCCGCGCGAGCGCGGTCTGCAGCACGGCCACCTGATGGCGGCCGAGATCGCCGCCTACATCCGCGCGCTGTCTGAATACTGGGGCCCCAAGGCGCCCCCAGCCGCCTGGGCACGCAACCGCGCGGTGTCGCGCCAGCTTTTCTTGAAGGGCTTTCCGGCCGAGCAGATGCAGGAGATGCAGGGCATCGCCGATGGCGCATCGGCCGCCGGCGCGCGCGTGCCCGAGGGCGGGCGCATGCGGCGGCTGGATGTGCTGGACATCATCACGCTCAACGCCTCCAACGAGATCGACACCATTCAGGACGCATTGGCGGTTACCCCCCACGCGCCCGATATCCGGGTGGCCACGCAGCAGGGCGCGCCGGCCGAGCCGCGCCCCGCGCGCGTGCCCAGAAAGCAGCGGCCGCAGCGCTGCAACGCCTTCATCGCCAACGGGCCGGCCACGGCCGATGGGCAGATCGTGTTTGGCCACATCACCATGTACGACCTGTACCCGGCCAACTTCTACAACGTGTGGATGCAGATCCAGCCCACCAGTGGCCACCGCTTCGTCATGCAGACCACGCCCGGCGGCATGCACAGCGGCATGGACTACTCGATCAACGAGGCCGGCATGCTGCTGGCCGAAACCACGCTGGATCAGGGGCCGATGGTGCCCGGCGGCACACCGCTGGCCGCGCGCGTGCGCCAGGCGCAGCAATACGCCGACAGCATCGAAAGCGCGACGGCCATGCTGACGCAGGGTGACAACGGCCTGTGCTCCACCGAATGGGTGATGGGCGATTTGAAGCGCAACGAGATCGCGCTGCTCACCCTGGCCGGCGGCCAGAGCCGGCTGCGCCGCGGCAGCCGCCAAGAATGGTTCGAAGGCGCCGAGGGCTTTTACTGGAGCGACAACAACATCAAGGAGCCCGGCGCGCGCCTGGCCGCCACGGCGCGGCGCGATGGCCGGCCCTCGGCGGCGGCCATCTACCCGCCGTCCAAGCGTGACGCGGTGTGGCTGCGTGAATACCAGGCGCACAAGGGCCGCATCGACCTGGACTTTGCGCGCCGCCTGCTCAGCACGCCCGAGATCGTCTCGGCCTACGGCATCGACGCCAAATACACCGACGCGCGGCTGGCCGCGCAGCTGCAAACCTGGGGCACGTTCGGGCCGCCCACCGGCACGCTGTGGCCGCCTACACCCACGGAAGTGCGCGACCATGCGCTGATCCGCCCGTTGGTGCCCAACCCCTGGACGCTGCTGACCGCGCAGGCGCCGCCCGCGCCATCCGCCGGCGCGCGGCAAGCCGATCGCGCCGGCCCACGGCAAGCCTGGCGCACGCCCCGGCCCCAGGTGACGCCCGCGCCAGCGCCGCCGTATTGGCAGGGCACGCTGCTGCCCGCCAGCGATGCCGACATCTGGCTCAGCGCCGGTTTCGCCAAGCTGGAGCGCGTGCTGGCCGGCCTTGCCGCGCCCGCCGAACCGGGCGAGCCACGCAGCCACCCGCACGACAACCTGGGGGTGGAGCTGGCCTATTACCGATCGGTGCACGGCCTGGGCGCGCGCGCTGGCGATGACCGGCCCCTGGCCGCCACGCGGCCGCACATGGGCGACGCCCACGGCTACCATGTGGCAACAGCCAAGGGCACGCTGTTTTTGGCCGCGTTGCGCGACATCGTGGGCGCCGCCGCTTTCGACGCCGCCATGCGCGCCTACGGCCGTCAGCACGATGGCAAGCAGGTCGACAGCCGCGCTTTCCAGGCTTTTTTGCAGACGCACACGCGCTACTCCCTGGGGCCGCTGTTCGACTGGTGGATGCAGCAGCCCGGACTGCCCATGCTGGCCGTGGCGGGTGCCGAATCGCGCGCGGTGGGCAGCGGCTGGGAAACGCTGGTCACGCTCGACGTCTCGCGCATGGGTCCCGTGCTCGCCGTGCCCGTCACCGTGGAAACGGCGGCCGGCGACGTCACCCAAACCCAGGTGTTCGACGCCGAGCACCCGTGGATCCGCATCCGCACCGCGCAGCGCCCGCGGCGCGTGGTGGTCGACAAGCACGGCGTCACGCCGCGCGGCAATGGTTCGCCCTTCACCATCCTGACACTCGACGACGAGCTGGAAAAAGCCTTGATCGTCTACGGCACGGCCGGCGAGGAGGCGGGCAACCACGAAGCCGCGCGCGTGCTGCAGACCGCGCTGCGCCGGCGCGAGCACAACGTGCTGCCGCCCATCAAGGCCGATCATGAGGTGAGCGACGACGAGCTGCGCCGCCACCACCTGCTGCTGGTCGGCCGGCCCGGCACGCACCGCGTCAGCCAGCGCCTGGCGGGCGGGCTGGGCGTGCGCTTCGGCACCGCCTCGTTCACCGTGCGCGACCGTCTTTTCACCGACCCCGACAGCGCCGTGCTGGCCGCGGGCGATAACCCGCTTGACGCGCGCTACTCCGTGGTGTTGGTGGCCGGGCTGGGCAGCCTGGGCACCTATCAGGTGGCGGGCAAGTTCTCGGAGGAGCTGCTGAGCTACGCGCCCATCGTGGTGCTGGCCCATGGACGGCCGGTGATGGAGCTGGTGCCGCCGCTGCCCGAGCTGACGGTGGCGCCGGCGTTCAAGTAG